CCCATCCACAACGATCCAGATTTCGCAAGAAAAGCAGGACTTGATGGAACTATCTCTCACGGAATGTATGTTATGGCACAAGTAGGAAGACTTTGTACTTCTTGGGCTGAACAAAAAGACATCGCTTACTTTGGTGTGACTTTTAAAGCCATGACTAAACTTGGCGAAAAACTAACCATCGTTGGTACCATCAAAAAGAAATTTGAAAAAGATGGGAAAAAAACAGTAACTGTTCTTGTAGAAGCTAAAAACGAAGCTGGTGAAGTGAAAGCCGGTGGAGATTTAGTCGTCAACGCAGTATAAATTTTACACCCTCTCCCTTTAAATGAGATCGTTCCATCATTTGAAGGGAGAAATTTACCAAACAAGGAACAAAACATGTTATCCCAAGAAACTATCGTTTCGCAAATCAAAAGTTTACTTTCCAATCATCCGAACATAAACGTAGATATTTTATTCCTTTATGTACCAGAATTCAAAATCCTTCACGACCTAATCGAAGATGACGAAATCATCAAAGGTTATTGTATTGGTCTCCTCGAAGGATCCAAAGAAAAATACAGCGCCGGCAAATGGCTTGTCGTATTAACCAACAAAAGATTTCATTTTGTTCAAAATCCATTGATGCGGACTAGTTTCCAACACATTCCATTAGAATTTTCGAATATTAAAAAAGTCACAACCAAACTAGGTTGGTTTTTTGGCCAAATCCAATTTGAATTAGAAGACAACACAATTCGGATGTTACAAATTGGTAGGAAGGATTACAGTTTTTTCCTTCCTTGTTTGAAAGATTTTTTATGATTTCAAAAGCCTTTGTTCGCATAACAAATTTCATGTGGATATTACAACTTTAACTACACCACGAATCTACTTCATTTCCATAACAATTCTAAAGTTGGGTCCATTTAGGTGGGGCGCCTCGAATCTTACAATAGATCAAAAACTAATCCAATAACGACCGCGCTATTCGCTGCAATCCTTCGGATTTCCGCTTCTATCGCTGGCGCGGGAATGGATTGGTTGTTATTAAATTCAGATTCTTTCCATTCCGTCGATCCACAACCATTAAGAACGCAGACGAAACATCGACTAACAGAAAGAAATCTGAAGGCAATAGCTTCAAATGGTTGAAATGAATAATAGAACATTGTAGGATCATAAAAATATCTTGACGTCTTCCTATGAAAGAAAGTTGAATTTCTAAAGTCATGATTATTCGGTATTAAGAGTATAAACTGTTTTATTAAAGATTTCGCGTAAAAATATATAATGGACTAGTCGCTTTTGTTTATGCACCTAACACCGCACCAAAGAAAGATAATTGGCTTAGAACTGACCAGAAAACGTGCCTCTGGTGATCCAAACAGACTCGGGCAGGCTATGCTCGGAGCCCAAGTAGATTTAAATCCTCATCAATTAGATGCATCATTATTTGCGTTAGAATCACCTTTATCTAGAGGAGTGATTCTAGCAGATGAAGTGGGTCTGGGAAAAACCATCGAGGCTGGTCTAGTGCTCACTCAATTTTTGTCGGAAGGGAAAAAGAGAATTTTGATCATTGCGCCCGCAAATTTGCGCAAACAATGGAATGGTGAGTTAAGAGAAAAGTTTCATCTAAAATCCGAAATTCTTGAAGGAAAAAATTTTAATTTAATCCAGAGGAGCGGAATCTCCAATCCCTTTGACTCAGAGTCTGTAGTTATTGCATCCTATCAATTCGTAAAAGCAAGGGCATTTGAAGTCGCACAAATTCCGTGGGATCTTGTGGTTATTGACGAGGCACATAGGCTCAGAAATGTTTATAAAGAAACTAACATCATAGCAAACACAATTAAAGAAAGTTTACGTGGTAGATTTAAACTTCTTCTTACAGCAACTCCCCTACAAAATTCACTCAGCGAATTATACGGATTGGTAAGCATTATCGATGAACAAACATTTGGTGACTTTGAAAGTTTCTCCCAGCAGTTTTTACGAATCCAATCAGAAGAGCAACTTCAATTACTTAAAAATAGAATAGAAGGTATTTGCAAAAGAACCCTTCGAAAACAAGTATTAGAATACATTAAATATACCAAAAGAATTCCTATTACGAAAGAGTTTGTTCCAAGTGATGATGAAAATCGTTTGCATGAATGGATTAGTGCTTACCTACAACGAGAAAATTTAGCTGCACTCCCCAAAAGCCAAAGAAAACTCATGACCTTAATCTTACGCAAACTTCTTGCTTCTTCCACTTATGCAATTGCTGGAACATTACAGGCTTTAGTCGATAGATTAGAAAAAAAGTTACTTACAACCGATAACTCTATTGATTTAGAAATCCAAGATTTGATTGCTGAGGATTTTGAGGATTACGAAGAACTACAAGAAGAATGGTCGGAATACCAAAGCCAGAAAACCGCCTCTCAACCAATTCATTCGGTTGAAACAATTGAAGATCTAAAAGCTGAAATCAAAGAATTAAAAGAATATCTTACACTCGCCAATAGTATCCAAACAAATAGTAAAGCAGAAGTATTACTTGCAGGACTTGGACAAGCTTTCTCCGAAATGGAACGATTAGGTGGAGCCAAAAAAGCTGTCATTTTTACAGAATCAAGACGAACTCAGAATTACCTATACGACTTTTTATCAATCAACGGTTATGCGAATCAGATTCTATTGTTCAACGGATCTAATAACGATGAAACCTCAAAACTTATCTTTCAGTCTTGGATGGAAAAATACAAAGATTCTGACAAGATATCAGGTTCCAAGACGGCAGATATGCGGGCGGCCCTCGTAGAAGAATTTAGAGAGAGAAGACAGATTTTAATAGCCACAGAGGCCGCAGCAGAAGGAATCAATCTTCAATTTTGTTCTATCGTAGTCAACTATGACCTTCCTTGGAATCCACAAAGGATAGAACAAAGAATTGGAAGGTGCCATCGTTATGGTCAAAATTTTGATGTTGTTGTGGTTAATTTCCTTAACAAAAAGAATTTGGCCGACGTTCGCGTCTATGAATTGTTAAGCGAAAAATTCCAGTTATTCAGCGGTGTTTTTGGAGCGAGCGATGAAGTACTTGGAAATGTGGAGACAGGTGTTGATTTTGAAAAGAGAATTGCAGAAATTTTCCAATCTTGCCGGACCAAAGAAGAAATCCAGGATGCATTTGATAGACTTCAATCTGAATTACAATCAGATATAAATGAAAGGATAAAAGAAACCAGAGAAAAATTACTTACCAACTTTGACGAGATTGTGCAAGAAAAGCTCAAAATCCGAATGGAGGAAAGTGAAATTTTGTTCGATCGCCAAACCAAGTTACTATGGATCTTAACTAAGGACGCCATATTGAAACACGGAAAAACAAATGATGCAGAACTTAGCTTTCGATTAGATTCCAACCCATTTCCATCCATTCCTATCCAACTCGGCCATTATCGAATGGGAAAATCCTTATTTCAGGAAAATGTTTTCCATACAAACCATCCCCTTGCCAAAAAAATCTTGGACTTTGCTCTAAACGATAAAGTTCCAGAGGATGGTCTTTTGACATTTACACTGAGTAAAGATAGAATTGATCAGAGTTACGCGAATTTAAGAAACAAACAAGGGAATATATTAGCGACGCTTTGGACTTTGGATAGTTTTGAAAAGGAAGAAATTCTATTAATAACAACTCTATGGGAAGATGGCTCAACCTTAGATAATGATCAGGCAATTCGCCTTTTTTCTAGATCCTGTCAGTGGAAAACTTATATAGAAAAAGATTTAAATTCAAGAAAAACCAAATTGGATGAACTTCATCTAATTAAGAAAAACCAAATCTTAATCAATCGAGACTTAAGAAACCAAGAGCTCTTTTCCAAAGAATATGAAAAATTAGATGCTTGGGCGGATGACAAACGTTTGAGTCTACAAAAGGAATTAAAAGCATTTGACGAAGAAATTAAAATTCGCAAAAAACAAGCGAAGGATGCAGGGAACCTAACAGACCGATTAAAACTAGAAAGAGAAAGGAAAGAAATCGAAAAAAAAAGGGATGAAGCCTGGAAGAGTTTTGAATTTGCGCGTCGTTCTATTGATGAAGAAAAAGAAAAATTCTTAGAAGAAATGGAAAAAAAAGCTAAATTTGTTATCGATGAAACTGTTCTATTTTCTTGCACAATTCAAATCGTTTAACATTTATTTTCTGTTCATTTTTCCCTTGCCAACCTTGTGATTTCTGCCATTTTATGAAGGAAACCCTGCCAAAAATATGAACTATTTTAAAAATGATTTTCGAAGCCCATGTGATTTTTCACTTGCGAATCTACCGATATGGCCGATCATGATAGATAGCATACCTGCCAGGCCTCTGAATGTAAGCCCAAATTGGCAGGTCTTTTGCCCTCTATGGAAATAAGGGCGATGATTTACGGAAAAAAAGCCCTCACAATCGAAGAACAAGCGGATCAACTTCTGAGCAGAGGATTGGTTGCCCAACGTGATGATATAATCGCAATTTTAAAGCAGGTTAGTTACTATCGCCTCAGTGGATATTGGTTCCCTTTTCGCAATTATCCCCAAGAAGAATTCAAACAAAATACCTCGCTAACAGAAATATGGAATCGGTATTGTTTTGATCGGAAACTTAGGCTTCTGGTTTTAGATGGAATCGAAAAAATTGAAATTGCCTTACGGACAGACATCACATATAAACTTTCTCACCAAACAGGTGCTTTCGGGTACACAGAAAAGTCCGCATTTCCAATGTTAAGTGAATTTGATTTTGAAAAACTCCAAGAGGAAATCAAAAAAGAATATTCAAGAAGCAAAGAAAAGTTTGTCTCTCATTTTCAGCACAAATACGGCGACATACACGATTCGTTACCTCTATGGATGGCTACGGAACTCATCAGTTTTGGTGCACTTTTTACCATGTTCAGAGGAATATCCACATCCCATTCAAAATCAATTGCGAAAAAATACAATTTGCCCGAACCCGTTCTATTGTCTTGGATTGGCAGTTTAAACTCAGTCAGAAACATTTGTGCACATCATTCCCGGCTGTGGAATCGAGAATTTGGCTACAAACCTATGCTCCCCAGAAATAATTTGGTTTGGAAACAACCAGTAGAAATACAACCTAATAAGATTTTTGTTATCCTATCTATGATTCAATACATGTTAGGTTTCATTTCTCCAACGAGCCAATGGAAATATCGTTTTTTAGATTTACTGACTGCTTATCCCAATATACCCATCCGCGAAATGGGCTTTCCACTTCGATGGAAAGAGATTCCTTTTTGGAATCTAACCCAACCAACATAAGGAATCCCATAGTATGACCAATCCCCCGAAACTCCCTCTCACATCGCACAACCTAACAGACGACAAACTTCGCATTCTTAAAGAACATTTCCCGGAAATATTTACCGAAGGTAGTCTCATTGATTGGGACAAACTTCGCCTAACTCTGGGAGAAAACATCGAATCCGAAGATTCAAAAGAACGATTTGGTCTGAACTGGCCTGGGAAACGAAATTGTTTTAAAGCCATCCAAACTCCCACAACGGCCACCCTCCTCCCTGACCGCGAAGCTTCCGTAGATTTTGAC
The sequence above is drawn from the Leptospira sp. WS4.C2 genome and encodes:
- a CDS encoding MaoC/PaaZ C-terminal domain-containing protein — translated: MAKIEFDKVEVGQTLPPLDIPVIEHANLVRYAGASGDFNPIHNDPDFARKAGLDGTISHGMYVMAQVGRLCTSWAEQKDIAYFGVTFKAMTKLGEKLTIVGTIKKKFEKDGKKTVTVLVEAKNEAGEVKAGGDLVVNAV
- a CDS encoding Abi family protein produces the protein MIYGKKALTIEEQADQLLSRGLVAQRDDIIAILKQVSYYRLSGYWFPFRNYPQEEFKQNTSLTEIWNRYCFDRKLRLLVLDGIEKIEIALRTDITYKLSHQTGAFGYTEKSAFPMLSEFDFEKLQEEIKKEYSRSKEKFVSHFQHKYGDIHDSLPLWMATELISFGALFTMFRGISTSHSKSIAKKYNLPEPVLLSWIGSLNSVRNICAHHSRLWNREFGYKPMLPRNNLVWKQPVEIQPNKIFVILSMIQYMLGFISPTSQWKYRFLDLLTAYPNIPIREMGFPLRWKEIPFWNLTQPT
- a CDS encoding SNF2-related protein, whose translation is MHLTPHQRKIIGLELTRKRASGDPNRLGQAMLGAQVDLNPHQLDASLFALESPLSRGVILADEVGLGKTIEAGLVLTQFLSEGKKRILIIAPANLRKQWNGELREKFHLKSEILEGKNFNLIQRSGISNPFDSESVVIASYQFVKARAFEVAQIPWDLVVIDEAHRLRNVYKETNIIANTIKESLRGRFKLLLTATPLQNSLSELYGLVSIIDEQTFGDFESFSQQFLRIQSEEQLQLLKNRIEGICKRTLRKQVLEYIKYTKRIPITKEFVPSDDENRLHEWISAYLQRENLAALPKSQRKLMTLILRKLLASSTYAIAGTLQALVDRLEKKLLTTDNSIDLEIQDLIAEDFEDYEELQEEWSEYQSQKTASQPIHSVETIEDLKAEIKELKEYLTLANSIQTNSKAEVLLAGLGQAFSEMERLGGAKKAVIFTESRRTQNYLYDFLSINGYANQILLFNGSNNDETSKLIFQSWMEKYKDSDKISGSKTADMRAALVEEFRERRQILIATEAAAEGINLQFCSIVVNYDLPWNPQRIEQRIGRCHRYGQNFDVVVVNFLNKKNLADVRVYELLSEKFQLFSGVFGASDEVLGNVETGVDFEKRIAEIFQSCRTKEEIQDAFDRLQSELQSDINERIKETREKLLTNFDEIVQEKLKIRMEESEILFDRQTKLLWILTKDAILKHGKTNDAELSFRLDSNPFPSIPIQLGHYRMGKSLFQENVFHTNHPLAKKILDFALNDKVPEDGLLTFTLSKDRIDQSYANLRNKQGNILATLWTLDSFEKEEILLITTLWEDGSTLDNDQAIRLFSRSCQWKTYIEKDLNSRKTKLDELHLIKKNQILINRDLRNQELFSKEYEKLDAWADDKRLSLQKELKAFDEEIKIRKKQAKDAGNLTDRLKLERERKEIEKKRDEAWKSFEFARRSIDEEKEKFLEEMEKKAKFVIDETVLFSCTIQIV
- a CDS encoding PH domain-containing protein, producing MLSQETIVSQIKSLLSNHPNINVDILFLYVPEFKILHDLIEDDEIIKGYCIGLLEGSKEKYSAGKWLVVLTNKRFHFVQNPLMRTSFQHIPLEFSNIKKVTTKLGWFFGQIQFELEDNTIRMLQIGRKDYSFFLPCLKDFL